In Helicobacter mastomyrinus, the sequence CCTTGATTTTTTTAGCAGATAGACGCTTGCCCGAAGCTACCAAAAGATTCCCTTTTGCATCTTTAATATCAAATTCTGCACGATTGCCTATACTATCAATATCAAAGGGGATAAGATATTTACCTTTTTTATATGTTACTTTCTGCAAGGGGTAAAAAATCTTAAGAATATCTTGTTTGCTATACCCCATTGCACGCAAAATAATAGTTACAGGCACTTTTCTACGCTTATTGATACGTGCATAAAGCACATCTTTAGAATCATACTCAAAATATAGCCAAGAGCCTCTATCGGGGATAATCTGCCCTGTGTAGATGAGTTTATTTGATGAAGTATTAGATTCCTCTTCTTTGAAAATCACTCCCGGGCTACGATGGAGTTGATTGACCACGACGCGTTCAACGCCATTAATAATAAAGCTTGTTCTGTCTGTCATAAGAGGAATATCGCGGACAAAAATATTTTGTTCTTTAACATCTTTTACGCCTAGCTTTTCACCCGTTTTTTCATCTTTTTCCCAAAGCACTAGGCGAATTTTTACTTGTAGTGATATAGCATAGGTTACACCACGAACCATTGCCTCATTTGTAGTATATTTAGGCTTACCAAATTTACATCCTGCATATTCAAGCGTAATGCGGTTTTGGCTATCTTGAATGGGAAAAACAGACTTGAATACCCGCTCAATACCAGATTCTCCCTCTCCCTCGATAGAAAGGAAATCATCATAGCTATCTCTTTGGAGCAATAAAAGATTAGGGACTTCGATATTTTGAGGATTTTTAGTAAAATCAGCGCGGAGTCTATTTTTCAGTTTTGTGAAGTTTGCCATGTGTTGTGTCCTTCTTATTCTATTAGATTATGAAAAAGAGCAAAATACTCTAAAAAGACCTATAATTATAAAGTATTTTTACAATATTCTATTAAATGCAAAAAGCCAAACCTTAGTATCTAAGATTTGGCAATTGTATATGAAGTGAATGTCAAAACTATTTAATTTCGACTTTTGCTCCTGCCTCTTCAAGTTTTTTCTTAAAGTTTTCAGCATCTTCTTTATTCACACCTTCCTTAAGTGTGCTTGGAGTTTGCTCTGTGGCGTCTTTTGCTTCTTTAAGACCTAAGCCTGTAATTTCACGCACTGCTTTGATGACATTGATTTTATTTGCACCTGCATCAACAAGCACGATATTAAATTCTGTCTTCTCTTCTGCTCCGCCAGCTGCTGCACCTCCGCCAGCTGCTGCACCAGCTACAACTGTTGGTGCAGCACTTACACCAAATTTCTCTTCAAAAGCCTTTACAAGCTCTGAAAGCTCTAATACTGAAAGATTCCCGATGTATTCCAATACTTCTTCTTTAGAAATTGCCATTTTACACTCCTTGCAATGTTAATTTTCTTCTTTTTGTTTTCTTAAATTATCAAGCCCTGTAACAAAGTATCGCGCTGGAGCTGTCCATACAGACAACAACATACCAATAAGTTCTTCTTTGCTTGGTAGCTTAGAAACCGACACGATATGCTTCGTATCAACTACTTGCCCATCAAATATACCAACTTTGAGACTAAAATGTTCGCTATGAGATTCTGCGAATTTGCAAACCACCCTAGACAAAGCGATCTGATCATCTGCCCAAAGAAAGATATTTGTATCCTTAAGTTCTAAATCTGGACATTCTGCATTTTTTATAGCGATGCTTGCTAAAGTATTCTTGATTACTTGCACCTTGACATCTACAGCCCTTGAAGTGCGTCTTAGTTCCTCAAGATGACTCACTTGTAAACCTTTATAATCGCACACAATCAAAGCAGAAGATTGCTTAAATTCAGCACTTAAGTATTCAACAACCTGAATCTTTTCTTGCTTAGTCATTTCTCCTCCTTTCAGCCCAAAACCTCACATAGGGTAAATTTTAAGCTAAGCCCCTATGCTCTTTGGTCTAAGATAAAGAATACAAATCTGTTATTTTGTATCCATCAATTCCTGTGAATCAAGCTTAATTGCAGGACTCATCGTTAAAGACAATGTGCTGCTACGGATATACTTACCTTTTGCCGAGGTAGGCTTTAGCTTATTGATTGCACGAACAAGTTCAAGCATATTATCTCGTATTTTAGATTCATCAAAAGAAACTTTTCCAATAGGTGCGTGAATGATACCCTTTTTATCCACTCTAAAGTTCACTTGCCCACTCTTAGCATTAGAAACAGCTTTAGCCACATCCATTGTAACCGTGCCTGTTTTGGGATTTGGCATTAAACCTTTTGGTCCTAAAATACGTCCTACTTTCCCCACAAGAGCCATCATATCAGGTGTAGCTATGACGATATCAAAATTAATATTGCCATTTTTAATCTCATCAGCCAAATCATCAGCCCCTACGACATCAGCTCCGGCATTTTTTGCTTCATCTGCCTTAATATCTTTTGCAAACACAGCAACACGCACTTTTTTGCCTGTCCCGTGTGGCAAAACCACAGCCCCCCGTATCATTTGATCAGCGTGTCTTGGATCTACTCCTAAACGCAATGCTACCTCAACAGTTTCATCAAATTTTGCCGAAGCAAGAGATTTCACCGCACTCACACCACTTTGAATATCATATACCTTTTGAGAATCTACCTTTGCTTGTAAAGCCTGCAGTCTCTTTGCTATCTTTTTACCCATAAACAAACTCCATCTATTCTAATCTTGGATTTCAACACCCATACTTCTTGCACTGCCCACTACAATCAATTTTGCAGCCTCAATATTCGAAGCATTGAGATCTTCCATTTTGGTTTGAGCGATCTCTTCAAGTTGCTTACTTGTAAGCTTCCCAACTTTATTTTTTAAAGGATTGTCAGAACCCTTTGTAATTTTTGCAGCCTTTTTAATGAGATCTGTTACAGGCGGCTTTTTAGTAATAAAGGTAAAGCTCTTATCCTGATAGATGGTAATAACAACAGGAATATTAAAATCACCCATATCCTTTGTTTTTTCATTAAATGCTTTGCAAAACTCCATAATATTAACCCCCCTTTGTCCTAATGCTGGACCTACCGGAGGAGATGGATTTGCTTTTCCCGCTGGAATCTGTAATTTTAATTCACCAACAACTTTTTTACCCATTATGCCTTCCTTTTTGTCAAATTAAATGATTTTTTCTACTTGCGAATACAAAATTTCAACAGGAGTGTTTCGTCCAAAAATGGAGAC encodes:
- the rplA gene encoding 50S ribosomal protein L1, encoding MGKKIAKRLQALQAKVDSQKVYDIQSGVSAVKSLASAKFDETVEVALRLGVDPRHADQMIRGAVVLPHGTGKKVRVAVFAKDIKADEAKNAGADVVGADDLADEIKNGNINFDIVIATPDMMALVGKVGRILGPKGLMPNPKTGTVTMDVAKAVSNAKSGQVNFRVDKKGIIHAPIGKVSFDESKIRDNMLELVRAINKLKPTSAKGKYIRSSTLSLTMSPAIKLDSQELMDTK
- the rplK gene encoding 50S ribosomal protein L11, translated to MGKKVVGELKLQIPAGKANPSPPVGPALGQRGVNIMEFCKAFNEKTKDMGDFNIPVVITIYQDKSFTFITKKPPVTDLIKKAAKITKGSDNPLKNKVGKLTSKQLEEIAQTKMEDLNASNIEAAKLIVVGSARSMGVEIQD
- the rplJ gene encoding 50S ribosomal protein L10, whose protein sequence is MTKQEKIQVVEYLSAEFKQSSALIVCDYKGLQVSHLEELRRTSRAVDVKVQVIKNTLASIAIKNAECPDLELKDTNIFLWADDQIALSRVVCKFAESHSEHFSLKVGIFDGQVVDTKHIVSVSKLPSKEELIGMLLSVWTAPARYFVTGLDNLRKQKEEN
- the rplL gene encoding 50S ribosomal protein L7/L12 is translated as MAISKEEVLEYIGNLSVLELSELVKAFEEKFGVSAAPTVVAGAAAGGGAAAGGAEEKTEFNIVLVDAGANKINVIKAVREITGLGLKEAKDATEQTPSTLKEGVNKEDAENFKKKLEEAGAKVEIK